One segment of bacterium DNA contains the following:
- a CDS encoding HNH endonuclease signature motif containing protein, protein MGTKSKSDISNSAIRMLLQEAGSFYDEARGFKKFNTKSTEWKEVLALFSNSCCYCGVALTEDNVTNDHLVPINKTALGLHAWGNIVPCCQRCNKEKHFGDWRVFIKKKSGEQFYKKRAAIIRKFQKKFKYNPNLSLKDVANNLYQDVGEVSSVLVNLRLKQAQVIIQNLLGTRSKK, encoded by the coding sequence ATGGGCACAAAATCAAAATCCGACATATCTAATTCAGCAATACGGATGCTCTTGCAAGAAGCCGGATCATTTTATGATGAAGCTCGGGGTTTCAAAAAATTCAATACGAAAAGCACAGAGTGGAAGGAAGTTTTAGCACTGTTCTCTAACTCGTGCTGTTATTGTGGTGTCGCACTAACTGAAGATAACGTAACTAACGATCATCTTGTACCAATAAACAAAACTGCACTTGGCCTCCATGCTTGGGGCAATATCGTTCCTTGCTGTCAGCGGTGCAACAAGGAAAAACATTTCGGAGACTGGAGAGTGTTTATTAAGAAAAAGAGTGGAGAACAGTTTTATAAAAAGCGTGCGGCCATCATACGAAAGTTTCAAAAGAAATTTAAGTATAACCCAAACCTGAGCCTGAAGGATGTCGCTAATAACCTATATCAAGATGTCGGAGAAGTTTCTTCGGTTTTGGTTAATCTCAGACTCAAACAGGCGCAGGTTATTATCCAAAATCTACTTGGGACACGCTCAAAAAAGTGA
- a CDS encoding NUDIX hydrolase yields MQNQLIKQGDGITCPIAVVVKDGKVLTGHRHYTPDKWKKISVWTIPGGRSDIGETVEQTLRREVAEEVDITDLNILDFIGEVPGAKEGDVVLMFYCTTKQDAKLMEPEKFSEWKWVSIQDYIAGEAYSGFNPPARKMITDYLLKI; encoded by the coding sequence ATGCAAAATCAACTTATCAAACAAGGAGACGGAATAACATGTCCAATTGCAGTCGTTGTGAAAGACGGCAAAGTTCTAACTGGTCATCGTCATTATACGCCAGATAAGTGGAAGAAAATATCAGTATGGACAATTCCAGGTGGTCGCTCTGATATCGGAGAGACAGTTGAACAAACTCTCCGACGAGAGGTTGCTGAAGAAGTTGATATCACAGATTTGAATATTTTGGATTTTATTGGCGAAGTGCCTGGCGCAAAAGAGGGTGATGTAGTTCTTATGTTTTATTGCACAACGAAGCAGGACGCAAAACTCATGGAGCCAGAAAAATTTTCCGAATGGAAATGGGTTTCAATTCAGGACTACATCGCCGGCGAAGCATATAGTGGTTTTAATCCTCCTGCACGGAAAATGATTACTGACTATCTTCTAAAAATCTAA